In Flagellatimonas centrodinii, a single window of DNA contains:
- a CDS encoding 5'-nucleotidase: MGVTLDGKLVVALSSRALFDFEEENRIFEAEADHAYMKLQLERMETPARPGVAFPLVKKLLAFNTGEQARVEVVLLSRNDPVSGMRAFRSAAHHDLAIERGMFTRGRPPFRYLDALRAHLFLSMNEDDVRAALVAGVPAARVFAHSARASEAHVNEIRIAFDGDAVLFSDEAEQVFQDQGLDAFTRHEQDAVSRPLPPGPFKPLLQALHTLQKAAGTSVPVRLRTALVTARSAPAHERAIRTLMAWGLEVDEAMFLGGLDKGRFLHAFEPDFFFDDQTRHCDSAAEVVPTGHVAGGRLNRVPD, translated from the coding sequence GTGGGCGTCACCCTCGACGGCAAGCTGGTGGTGGCGCTGTCGTCGAGGGCGCTGTTCGACTTCGAGGAAGAAAACCGCATTTTCGAAGCGGAGGCCGACCACGCCTACATGAAGCTGCAGTTGGAGCGCATGGAGACTCCGGCCCGGCCGGGGGTGGCGTTCCCGCTGGTGAAGAAGTTGCTCGCGTTCAACACCGGTGAGCAGGCGCGGGTTGAAGTGGTGTTGTTGTCTCGCAATGACCCGGTGTCAGGGATGCGAGCGTTTCGCTCGGCAGCGCATCACGACCTTGCCATCGAGAGGGGGATGTTCACCCGCGGACGCCCCCCGTTCCGATACCTGGACGCCCTGCGCGCCCACCTGTTCCTGTCGATGAACGAAGACGACGTGCGCGCGGCGCTGGTGGCAGGGGTGCCGGCTGCCCGCGTATTTGCCCACTCGGCGCGGGCTTCCGAGGCGCATGTCAACGAGATCCGTATCGCCTTCGACGGCGACGCAGTCCTGTTTTCGGATGAGGCTGAACAAGTGTTCCAGGATCAGGGGCTGGATGCCTTTACCCGGCACGAGCAGGACGCCGTCAGTCGGCCGTTGCCTCCGGGGCCTTTCAAGCCCCTGCTGCAGGCCCTGCACACCTTGCAGAAGGCTGCCGGGACGTCGGTGCCGGTGCGCTTGCGGACAGCGCTGGTCACTGCCCGCAGCGCGCCCGCCCACGAGCGCGCCATTCGAACCCTGATGGCCTGGGGCCTGGAGGTGGACGAAGCCATGTTCCTCGGCGGGCTCGACAAGGGTCGTTTCCTGCACGCCTTCGAGCCGGACTTCTTCTTCGACGACCAGACCCGCCACTGCGACTCTGCGGCCGAGGTGGTCCCCACCGGACACGTCGCCGGCGGTCGACTCAACCGAGTACCTGACTGA
- a CDS encoding response regulator, translated as MQHGLIVEDLPAPAQWLGQMLAEAFPEIAVAITGSLAEARRQLDVRLPDIALIDLGLPDGYGVDLIRELHQTHPACHCVVTTIYADDRHLFPALRAGASGYLLKDQPRERVLKSLRGIAAGEPPLSPAIAQRLLRVFGDEGGADESGAKLSPRERETLTLIAKGFRLPEVAAQLGVTRNTAAGFIKTVYRKLNVTSRAEATLQAARMGLVNPNG; from the coding sequence ATGCAGCACGGATTGATCGTTGAGGACCTGCCAGCACCTGCGCAATGGCTGGGCCAGATGCTGGCGGAGGCCTTCCCCGAGATTGCGGTCGCCATCACCGGATCGCTGGCCGAAGCGCGCCGGCAGCTGGATGTCCGGCTGCCAGACATCGCGTTGATCGACCTCGGCCTGCCGGATGGCTACGGCGTCGACCTGATCCGCGAACTGCACCAGACGCACCCTGCATGCCACTGCGTCGTCACCACCATCTATGCCGACGACCGACACCTGTTTCCGGCCTTGCGCGCTGGCGCTTCCGGCTATCTGCTGAAAGATCAGCCGCGGGAACGGGTGTTGAAGTCGCTACGCGGAATTGCCGCTGGCGAACCGCCGCTGTCGCCCGCCATCGCCCAACGACTGCTGCGGGTCTTCGGCGACGAAGGCGGCGCGGATGAAAGTGGCGCCAAATTATCGCCGCGTGAACGCGAAACCTTGACCCTGATTGCCAAGGGCTTCCGGCTCCCGGAGGTGGCGGCGCAGCTCGGTGTCACCCGCAATACCGCCGCCGGCTTCATCAAGACGGTCTATCGCAAACTCAATGTCACCAGCCGCGCTGAAGCCACCCTGCAGGCGGCGCGCATGGGCCTGGTCAACCCCAACGGCTGA
- a CDS encoding YheT family hydrolase, producing the protein MTRLEAFRPPPGLRSGFIQSVLASKRPAARIWRRAGIDLSTLSTPETLHCEDEHGAPVIMTGHYTPHPRARALVVLLHGWEGSHQSSYLYGVAAALYQAGHALFRLNLRDHGDTHHLNREMFHSARLREVLSALLQLQQTHADLPLVVLGFSLGGNFTLRVGLQGPAHGLHPRLCAAVSPVMTPGATLAAIDAGPALIHRYFIDKWHQTLQRKAAAWPGEYDFQRHYRIRSFVEITRAFVEDYTEYPTMEAYLAAYTLTPAQLVASPTPLAILTAEDDSVIPAADFDGLGTEGAVRDFQRTRHGGHCGYVDRYSLHSWSERWAVAQVSQVLG; encoded by the coding sequence ATGACCCGCTTGGAAGCGTTTCGGCCGCCGCCGGGGCTGCGCAGCGGATTTATCCAGTCGGTGCTGGCCAGCAAACGGCCAGCCGCTCGCATCTGGCGCCGTGCCGGCATCGATCTCAGTACGCTTTCGACCCCCGAAACCTTGCACTGTGAGGACGAACACGGCGCGCCGGTGATCATGACCGGGCACTACACTCCCCACCCACGGGCCCGCGCGCTGGTGGTGCTCCTGCACGGCTGGGAAGGCAGCCATCAGTCCAGCTACCTCTATGGCGTTGCCGCGGCGCTGTATCAGGCCGGCCATGCGCTGTTCCGGCTCAACCTGCGGGACCACGGCGACACCCATCATCTCAATCGGGAAATGTTCCACTCGGCACGCCTGCGCGAGGTGCTGTCGGCACTGCTGCAGCTGCAGCAGACCCACGCTGACCTGCCGCTGGTGGTGCTGGGCTTCTCGCTCGGGGGGAACTTCACGCTGCGGGTCGGCCTGCAGGGGCCGGCCCACGGCCTGCATCCGCGGCTGTGCGCGGCGGTGTCGCCGGTCATGACCCCGGGGGCGACGCTGGCGGCCATCGACGCCGGCCCTGCCCTGATCCACCGTTACTTCATCGACAAGTGGCACCAGACCCTACAACGCAAGGCAGCCGCCTGGCCGGGTGAATACGATTTCCAACGTCACTACCGGATTCGCAGCTTTGTCGAGATCACCCGCGCATTCGTTGAGGACTACACCGAATACCCGACGATGGAGGCCTACCTCGCAGCCTATACCCTGACGCCGGCTCAACTGGTGGCGAGCCCGACGCCACTGGCGATTCTCACTGCAGAAGATGACTCGGTGATTCCGGCCGCCGATTTCGACGGGCTGGGGACGGAGGGTGCGGTGCGTGATTTTCAGCGCACGCGTCACGGCGGCCACTGCGGCTATGTCGACCGCTACAGCCTGCACAGCTGGAGCGAGCGCTGGGCGGTGGCACAGGTCAGTCAGGTACTCGGTTGA
- a CDS encoding class I fructose-bisphosphate aldolase, producing MNPETLNQTALAMVAPGRGLLAADESTGTIKKRFDSIGVENTELNRQTYRDMLFTTEGFEQHTSGVILFEETLFQKSLAGVPFPELLASKGVVPGIKVDKGAQPLANAHPDETVTEGLDGLRGRLEKYKTAGARFAKWRAVINITDNAPTDYAIHVNAHALARYAALCQEHDIVPIVEPEVLMDGDHAIEVCEEVTDLVLDAVFAELSAQNILLEGIVLKPNMVVSGKKCPDQAGVDEVAERTVRVLRRRVPAAVPGIAFLSGGQSDVDATAHLDAMNRLGGLPWSLTFSYGRALQAAALKAWGGQTGKLDAGRAAHLHRAKMNGLAARGQWTTAQEQSA from the coding sequence ATGAATCCCGAGACCCTCAACCAGACCGCCCTTGCCATGGTGGCACCCGGCCGCGGCCTCCTGGCAGCGGACGAATCCACCGGCACGATCAAGAAGCGGTTCGACTCCATCGGTGTCGAGAACACCGAGCTCAACCGTCAGACCTATCGCGACATGCTGTTCACCACCGAGGGCTTCGAGCAGCACACTTCGGGCGTCATCCTGTTCGAGGAGACCCTGTTCCAGAAGTCGCTGGCCGGCGTGCCGTTCCCCGAACTGTTGGCGTCGAAAGGGGTGGTTCCGGGGATCAAGGTCGACAAGGGCGCGCAGCCGTTGGCCAATGCCCATCCGGATGAAACCGTGACCGAGGGGCTCGACGGGCTGCGCGGACGGTTGGAGAAGTACAAGACCGCCGGTGCGCGCTTCGCCAAGTGGCGTGCGGTCATCAACATCACCGACAACGCCCCGACCGACTACGCCATCCATGTCAACGCCCACGCACTGGCGCGCTATGCGGCGCTGTGCCAGGAACACGACATCGTGCCCATCGTCGAGCCGGAAGTGCTGATGGATGGTGATCACGCCATCGAGGTTTGCGAAGAAGTGACCGACCTCGTGCTCGATGCGGTGTTCGCCGAGCTGTCGGCGCAGAACATTCTTCTCGAAGGCATTGTCCTCAAGCCCAACATGGTGGTGTCCGGCAAGAAGTGTCCGGACCAGGCGGGTGTGGATGAGGTCGCCGAGCGCACCGTGCGGGTACTGCGCCGCCGGGTGCCGGCCGCAGTGCCGGGCATTGCGTTCCTTTCGGGGGGGCAGAGCGATGTCGATGCCACCGCGCATCTGGATGCGATGAACCGTCTCGGAGGCCTGCCGTGGTCGCTGACCTTCAGCTACGGGCGTGCGCTGCAGGCGGCAGCCTTGAAGGCCTGGGGTGGCCAGACAGGCAAGCTTGATGCCGGCCGTGCTGCCCACCTGCATCGCGCCAAAATGAACGGTCTGGCCGCCCGCGGCCAATGGACCACCGCGCAGGAACAGTCGGCCTGA
- the dapE gene encoding succinyl-diaminopimelate desuccinylase, protein MGAADDTLLLTRALIARRSLTPNDDDCCRLLMSRLAPLGFQAEWLNAEGVTNLWATLSRGDGPLMILAGHTDVVPTGPLEAWSSDPFEPSERDGVLYGRGAADMKSGIAAMVCAVERFVARDDWRGTLAFLITSDEEGVARHGTRHVVEVLKARGVVPDYAIVGEASSNEALGDRIMVGRRGSLNGILRIEGRQGHVAYPHLVENPILRFGPALAALAAERWDDGNAHFPPTSFQISNIHAGTGANNVVPGALDVVFNFRFCTASTADSLRARVHALLDREGLRYTLDWQVSGEPFLTEQGALIDAARAAIRSVTGRDPQLFTGGGTSDARFIAPWGAQTVEIGPINASIHKVDEHVRVADLAPLSALYEDILVRLLVAT, encoded by the coding sequence TGCCGACGACACATTGCTTCTCACCCGGGCGTTGATTGCCCGCCGCTCGCTGACCCCCAACGACGATGACTGCTGCCGGCTGCTGATGTCGCGTCTCGCACCCCTCGGCTTTCAGGCCGAGTGGCTGAATGCCGAGGGTGTCACCAATCTGTGGGCAACCCTGTCGCGAGGCGACGGCCCACTGATGATCCTCGCCGGGCATACCGATGTGGTCCCCACCGGCCCGCTGGAGGCCTGGTCGTCCGACCCGTTCGAACCCAGCGAACGCGACGGCGTGCTTTATGGCCGCGGCGCGGCTGACATGAAGTCCGGCATCGCCGCCATGGTCTGTGCCGTCGAACGCTTTGTGGCCCGTGATGATTGGCGCGGCACCCTGGCCTTCCTCATCACCAGCGATGAGGAAGGCGTGGCGCGGCATGGCACCCGCCATGTGGTCGAGGTGCTGAAGGCACGGGGCGTGGTGCCCGATTACGCCATTGTCGGCGAGGCCTCCAGCAACGAAGCGCTGGGCGACCGCATCATGGTCGGCCGACGGGGCTCGCTCAACGGCATCCTGCGGATCGAGGGGCGCCAGGGACATGTCGCCTATCCACATCTGGTCGAGAACCCCATCCTACGGTTCGGCCCGGCGCTGGCGGCGCTGGCGGCGGAACGCTGGGACGACGGCAACGCCCATTTTCCGCCAACCTCGTTCCAGATCTCCAATATCCATGCCGGCACGGGTGCCAACAACGTGGTGCCCGGCGCGCTCGACGTGGTCTTCAATTTCCGCTTCTGTACTGCATCAACCGCCGACAGCCTGCGCGCACGCGTTCATGCACTGCTCGACCGGGAGGGCCTGCGCTACACCCTCGACTGGCAGGTTTCGGGTGAACCGTTCCTCACCGAGCAGGGCGCACTGATCGATGCTGCCCGCGCGGCAATCCGGTCGGTGACCGGACGTGATCCGCAGTTGTTTACTGGCGGCGGGACCTCGGATGCCCGCTTCATCGCCCCCTGGGGGGCGCAGACGGTCGAGATCGGACCGATCAACGCGTCCATTCACAAGGTGGACGAGCATGTCCGCGTGGCAGATCTGGCGCCACTGTCAGCGCTCTACGAAGACATTCTGGTCCGGCTGCTGGTCGCGACATGA